A part of Gramella sp. MAR_2010_147 genomic DNA contains:
- the purL gene encoding phosphoribosylformylglycinamidine synthase: MILFFGNQTTKVFAVETHSELSAQEISKLNWLFGNTQQINKSALADFFVGPRAAMITPWSTNAVEITQNMGIHGLIRIEEFLRVDKHFHDFDPMLSQKYESLDQDIFDIHVNPAPIIEVDDIEAFNQKEGLALNTEEVEYLEKLADRLGRKLTDSEVFGFSQVNSEHCRHKIFNGTFVIDGEEKQESLFKLIRKTSEKNPNDIVSAYKDNVAFVKGPRVEQFAPKAPDVPEYYQVKDFDSVISIKAETHNFPTTVEPFNGAATGSGGEIRDRLAGGKGSLPLAGTAVYMTSYSRLEKDRKWESGMKERNWLYQTPMDILIKASNGASDFGNKFGQPLISGSVLTFEHSEHDRALGYDKVIMLAGGIGYGKKDQALKDVPNKGDKIVVLGGENYRIGMGGAAVSSADTGEFSSGIELNAIQRSNPEMQKRAANAVRGMVEIDENPIVSIHDHGAGGHLNCLSELVEEKGGKIDLDALPVGDPTLSAKEIIGNESQERMGLVIGEAEIAQLRRVADRERSPMYEVGNVTGDHRFTFEGKKSGQKPMDLELSDMFGSSPKTIMTDKKIKRDYEDVNYNTSKIHDYLNQLLQLEAVACKDWLTNKVDRCVSGRVAKQQTAGPLQLPLNNCGVMALDYKGKEGVATSIGHSPISALIDPVAGSKNSIAEALSNIVWAPLEKGLKSISLSANWMWPCNNEGEDARLYEAVEGISKFAISLGINVPTGKDSLSMKQKYKDQQVISPGTVIISAAGHSNDISKVVEPVLQKNGGDIYYINLSQDKFKLGGSSFAQILNKVGREVPTIKDDKKFAEAFNAIQELIKDDLILAGHDVASGGLITTLLEMCFADVMLSADLNLSALKENDIIKLLFNENCGIVFQAKDSKVEEILKEKKIEFFNIGKVIESEELKIKNTGANLSFNIPQLRDTWYKTSFLLDEKQSGIDKATERFHNYKEQPLEFKFPEHFTGKLPELESSKPKIKAAIIREKGSNSEREMARAMYLAGFDVKDVHMTDLISGRETLEDIQFIAAVGGFSNSDVLGSAKGWAGAFLYNEKAKTALDKFFARKDTLSLGVCNGCQLFIELGLINPQHEQKPKMLHNESHKFECNFTSVEIQKNNSVMLSTLAGSKLGIWAAHGEGKFSFPYEEEKYNIVGKYGYEGYPANPNGSHYNTAVLTDDTGRHLVMMPHLERSTFQWNWANYPKGRKDEVSPWLEGFVNARKWLEKKQ; encoded by the coding sequence ATGATCCTTTTCTTCGGAAACCAAACTACCAAGGTTTTTGCTGTGGAAACACACTCAGAACTTTCAGCCCAGGAAATTTCAAAACTAAACTGGCTTTTCGGAAATACTCAACAAATAAATAAATCTGCGCTGGCAGATTTTTTTGTTGGTCCCCGTGCCGCAATGATCACACCATGGAGTACCAATGCGGTGGAGATCACTCAAAATATGGGTATTCATGGCCTTATAAGAATTGAAGAGTTTTTGAGAGTAGATAAGCATTTTCATGATTTTGACCCGATGCTTTCTCAAAAATATGAAAGCCTAGATCAGGACATTTTTGATATTCATGTAAATCCAGCTCCAATAATAGAAGTAGATGATATTGAAGCTTTTAATCAAAAAGAGGGTCTTGCATTAAATACAGAAGAAGTAGAATATCTGGAAAAGCTCGCTGATAGATTGGGTAGAAAACTTACAGATTCTGAAGTGTTTGGTTTTTCCCAGGTAAATTCTGAACACTGTAGACATAAAATTTTCAACGGAACGTTTGTGATAGACGGTGAGGAAAAACAAGAGTCCCTCTTCAAACTCATTAGAAAAACTTCAGAAAAGAATCCTAACGACATTGTTTCTGCATACAAGGATAATGTTGCTTTCGTAAAAGGCCCAAGAGTGGAGCAGTTTGCTCCAAAAGCTCCTGATGTTCCCGAATATTATCAGGTAAAAGACTTTGATTCGGTAATCTCGATTAAAGCTGAAACACATAACTTCCCAACTACAGTAGAACCTTTTAATGGAGCAGCTACAGGTAGCGGTGGAGAAATTCGCGACAGGCTTGCTGGAGGAAAAGGTTCATTGCCCCTGGCAGGAACGGCTGTTTACATGACCTCGTATTCCCGTCTTGAAAAAGATAGAAAATGGGAATCCGGAATGAAGGAAAGAAACTGGCTTTACCAAACTCCTATGGATATCCTGATCAAAGCTTCCAATGGCGCTTCTGATTTTGGAAATAAATTCGGGCAGCCATTGATCTCAGGATCTGTCCTCACTTTTGAACATTCAGAACATGACAGAGCTCTTGGGTATGACAAAGTGATTATGCTTGCCGGAGGAATTGGATATGGAAAAAAGGATCAGGCTTTAAAGGATGTTCCGAATAAAGGAGATAAAATTGTAGTTCTTGGGGGAGAAAACTATAGAATTGGAATGGGCGGTGCAGCAGTTTCGTCGGCAGATACCGGTGAATTCAGTAGTGGTATTGAACTAAATGCGATTCAACGTTCCAATCCAGAAATGCAAAAACGTGCTGCAAACGCAGTTCGTGGAATGGTAGAGATTGATGAGAATCCAATTGTATCTATCCATGATCATGGTGCCGGCGGACATTTAAACTGTTTAAGTGAACTTGTTGAGGAAAAAGGCGGAAAAATAGACCTGGATGCTCTACCAGTTGGAGACCCAACACTTTCAGCGAAAGAAATCATTGGAAACGAATCCCAGGAAAGAATGGGACTGGTAATAGGTGAGGCTGAAATTGCTCAGTTAAGAAGAGTAGCAGACAGAGAACGCTCCCCAATGTATGAAGTTGGGAATGTAACCGGGGATCATCGTTTTACTTTTGAAGGAAAAAAATCAGGTCAGAAACCTATGGACCTGGAACTCTCAGATATGTTTGGGAGTTCTCCAAAGACGATCATGACCGATAAAAAAATTAAAAGGGATTATGAAGATGTGAACTATAACACGTCTAAAATTCATGATTACCTAAATCAGTTATTACAATTGGAAGCTGTAGCCTGTAAAGACTGGTTAACAAATAAAGTAGACCGTTGTGTCTCTGGCCGGGTTGCTAAACAACAAACCGCGGGACCTCTTCAGTTACCACTTAATAACTGCGGAGTAATGGCACTGGATTATAAAGGAAAAGAAGGGGTGGCGACCTCCATTGGGCACTCCCCTATTTCTGCGCTGATAGATCCGGTTGCAGGATCAAAAAATTCTATTGCAGAAGCGCTTTCAAATATTGTCTGGGCGCCATTGGAAAAAGGCCTGAAATCTATCTCACTTTCGGCTAACTGGATGTGGCCTTGTAATAATGAAGGTGAAGACGCAAGGTTATATGAGGCTGTTGAAGGAATCTCAAAATTTGCCATTTCGCTTGGAATTAATGTCCCCACTGGAAAGGATTCGCTTTCCATGAAACAGAAGTATAAGGACCAGCAGGTAATATCCCCAGGAACGGTTATAATTTCTGCAGCCGGGCATTCCAATGATATTTCAAAGGTAGTGGAACCTGTATTACAGAAAAACGGTGGAGATATTTACTATATCAATCTTTCTCAGGATAAATTCAAACTTGGTGGTTCCTCGTTTGCTCAAATACTAAATAAAGTTGGTCGTGAGGTTCCCACTATCAAGGATGATAAAAAATTTGCTGAAGCTTTTAATGCTATTCAGGAATTAATAAAAGATGATCTTATTCTGGCGGGACATGATGTCGCTTCTGGTGGATTGATCACTACACTCTTGGAAATGTGCTTTGCAGATGTCATGCTTAGTGCAGATTTAAATCTTTCTGCCCTAAAGGAAAATGACATCATTAAATTACTTTTCAATGAAAACTGCGGAATTGTATTTCAGGCTAAAGACAGTAAAGTAGAAGAAATTCTAAAAGAGAAAAAAATTGAATTTTTCAATATTGGAAAAGTTATAGAGAGCGAAGAGCTTAAAATTAAAAATACGGGGGCGAACCTAAGCTTTAATATTCCGCAACTTAGAGATACCTGGTATAAAACCTCCTTTCTACTTGACGAAAAACAAAGTGGAATTGATAAGGCCACAGAACGTTTTCATAACTATAAAGAACAACCCCTGGAATTCAAATTCCCGGAACACTTTACCGGAAAATTACCTGAACTAGAATCTAGCAAACCAAAGATCAAGGCGGCCATCATACGTGAAAAAGGTTCAAATTCTGAGCGTGAGATGGCTCGGGCAATGTATTTAGCAGGCTTTGACGTGAAAGATGTACATATGACCGATCTAATATCGGGACGAGAAACTCTTGAAGATATTCAGTTTATTGCCGCTGTGGGCGGATTTTCGAATTCCGATGTACTCGGTAGCGCTAAAGGCTGGGCCGGAGCTTTTCTATATAATGAGAAAGCAAAAACAGCACTGGATAAGTTCTTTGCTAGAAAAGATACACTTTCACTGGGAGTATGTAATGGTTGCCAGTTGTTTATAGAATTAGGATTGATCAATCCTCAACATGAACAAAAACCAAAAATGCTTCACAATGAATCACATAAATTTGAATGTAATTTTACTTCTGTAGAAATTCAGAAAAATAACTCTGTAATGTTATCTACCCTTGCTGGAAGCAAGCTTGGGATCTGGGCGGCTCATGGGGAAGGTAAATTTAGCTTCCCTTATGAGGAAGAGAAATATAATATTGTTGGTAAATACGGGTATGAAGGATATCCGGCCAATCCTAATGGATCACATTATAATACAGCTGTCTTAACTGATGACACTGGAAGGCACCTGGTAATGATGCCGCATTTAGAACGTTCTACTTTTCAATGGAATTGGGCTAATTATCCAAAAGGAAGAAAAGATGAAGTTTCTCCCTGGCTGGAAGGATTCGTGAATGCTAGAAAATGGCTGGAAAAGAAGCAATAA
- a CDS encoding AMP-dependent synthetase/ligase, producing the protein MNEIKRLFDFPYYQLENHPLDEALATKYDGKWETLSTQEYINQANKISRGLLRLGVKPNDKIAIISTSNRTEWNVMDVGILQIGAQNVPIYPTISEDDYEYVLNHSEATYCFVSDEEVLEKVNRIKGTTQLKEVYSFDKIAGCQNWKEILKSGEDKENQDEVEKLKKAVKSDDLATLIYTSGTTGRPKGVMLTHGNIVSNVLGSAPRVPFETGTYVALSFLPVCHIFERMILYLYQYYSVSIYFAESIDKISDNLKEVKPHVITAVPRLLEKVYDKIIAKGTALGGIKQKLFYWAVELGLEYEPYEANGWWYETKLKLARKLIFSKWKEGLGGNIDLIVSGSAALQPRLARVFAAAEIPVMEGYGLTETSPVIAVNDERNHGFRIGSVGKVLDNVEVKIAEDGEILTKGPNVMRGYYKDEEKTKEVLNGEGFFHTGDIGEIDKDGFLKITDRKKEMFKTSGGKYVAPQLIENTMKQSRFIEQIMVVGDGEKMPAALIQPNFEFIEDWANRKNIDLGDGTPADISRNNLVRDRIQEEVDFYNQKFGKWERVKTFELTPEAWTIDDGHLTPTMKLKRRIVRDKYSDLYNKLYSRF; encoded by the coding sequence ATGAATGAAATAAAACGTCTTTTCGACTTTCCATATTACCAGCTTGAAAATCATCCACTGGATGAAGCATTAGCTACAAAATATGATGGCAAATGGGAAACTCTTTCGACTCAGGAATATATTAATCAGGCAAATAAAATAAGTCGTGGTCTTTTAAGATTAGGGGTCAAACCAAATGATAAGATAGCCATTATATCTACCAGTAACAGAACCGAGTGGAATGTGATGGACGTTGGAATACTACAAATTGGTGCGCAAAACGTTCCTATTTATCCGACTATTTCTGAAGATGATTATGAATATGTTCTAAATCATAGCGAAGCAACTTATTGTTTTGTTTCAGATGAAGAAGTTTTGGAAAAAGTAAATAGAATTAAAGGTACTACACAACTTAAAGAGGTGTATAGTTTTGATAAAATTGCAGGTTGCCAGAACTGGAAAGAAATTCTCAAGAGCGGTGAGGATAAAGAAAATCAGGATGAAGTAGAAAAGTTAAAAAAAGCGGTAAAAAGTGACGATCTTGCTACCTTAATATATACTTCAGGAACTACCGGAAGACCAAAAGGTGTGATGTTAACACATGGTAATATAGTGAGTAATGTTCTGGGAAGTGCTCCCAGGGTGCCTTTTGAAACAGGAACTTATGTAGCCCTGAGCTTTTTACCGGTGTGTCATATATTTGAGAGAATGATCCTCTATCTATATCAGTATTATTCCGTGTCTATATATTTTGCTGAATCTATTGATAAGATTAGCGACAACCTTAAAGAGGTAAAACCTCATGTGATCACTGCTGTTCCAAGACTGCTTGAAAAAGTTTATGATAAGATCATTGCTAAAGGAACTGCGCTTGGCGGGATCAAGCAAAAATTATTTTATTGGGCAGTAGAGCTTGGTTTGGAATATGAGCCTTATGAGGCAAATGGATGGTGGTATGAAACCAAATTAAAACTAGCTAGAAAACTGATCTTCTCTAAATGGAAAGAAGGTTTAGGTGGCAATATTGATCTAATCGTTTCTGGAAGCGCAGCGCTTCAACCAAGACTGGCAAGAGTATTCGCAGCTGCTGAAATTCCGGTTATGGAAGGTTATGGTCTTACAGAGACTTCGCCGGTTATCGCGGTAAATGATGAACGCAATCATGGATTTAGGATTGGATCCGTTGGTAAAGTACTGGACAACGTAGAAGTGAAGATTGCTGAAGATGGTGAAATTCTTACTAAGGGTCCTAATGTTATGCGCGGTTACTATAAGGACGAAGAAAAGACTAAAGAGGTCCTTAATGGAGAAGGCTTCTTCCACACAGGAGATATTGGAGAAATTGATAAAGATGGTTTCCTGAAGATCACAGACAGGAAAAAAGAAATGTTCAAGACCTCCGGTGGGAAATATGTAGCTCCTCAATTAATCGAGAACACCATGAAACAATCCCGGTTTATAGAACAAATTATGGTGGTTGGAGATGGAGAGAAAATGCCTGCAGCTTTAATCCAGCCAAACTTCGAGTTTATTGAAGATTGGGCAAATAGAAAAAATATTGATCTTGGAGATGGCACTCCGGCAGATATTTCCAGAAATAATTTAGTAAGAGATAGAATTCAGGAAGAGGTTGATTTTTATAATCAGAAATTCGGTAAATGGGAAAGAGTTAAAACTTTTGAACTAACACCGGAAGCATGGACCATAGATGATGGCCATCTTACTCCTACTATGAAACTGAAAAGGCGTATCGTACGAGATAAGTATAGCGATCTTTATAATAAATTATACAGTCGCTTCTAA
- a CDS encoding MarR family transcriptional regulator: MKEKTIDYVLRATWMAVSKMYNEEAGKAGSTMATGFALLSIDPEDGTPSTSLGPKMGMEATSLSRILKTMEEKGLVVRKKNPHDGRSVLIHLTDFGKEMRDYSKRVVLRFDEAVKENVSDKDLKTFIEVANTITELISEKKIYTEEISIR, translated from the coding sequence ATGAAAGAAAAAACAATAGATTATGTATTGCGCGCCACCTGGATGGCTGTTTCTAAAATGTATAATGAAGAAGCAGGAAAAGCTGGCAGCACAATGGCTACAGGATTTGCACTCTTAAGCATAGATCCTGAAGACGGCACGCCGTCTACTTCGCTGGGTCCGAAAATGGGCATGGAGGCAACAAGTCTTTCCAGAATTCTAAAAACTATGGAAGAAAAAGGTTTGGTTGTCAGAAAGAAAAATCCTCATGACGGCCGTAGTGTCCTTATTCACTTAACCGATTTTGGTAAAGAAATGAGGGACTATTCTAAGAGAGTGGTGCTTAGATTTGATGAAGCGGTAAAAGAAAATGTTTCAGATAAAGATCTTAAGACCTTTATTGAGGTAGCCAATACAATCACAGAATTAATAAGTGAAAAGAAAATATATACTGAAGAAATTAGTATTAGATAA